A part of Bubalus bubalis isolate 160015118507 breed Murrah chromosome 6, NDDB_SH_1, whole genome shotgun sequence genomic DNA contains:
- the LOC102400402 gene encoding small proline-rich protein 2E-like yields the protein MSYQQQQCKQPCQPPPVVCPPKCPEPCPPPKCPEPCPPPKCPEPCPPPKCQQKCPPVPPPQQCQQKCPPKNK from the coding sequence ATgtcttatcagcagcagcagtgcaagcAGCCCTGCCAGCCACCTCCAGTAGTGTGCCCTCCCAAGTGCCCTGAGCCCTGCCCACCTCCAAAGTGCCCTGAGCCCTGCCCACCTCCAAAGTGTCCTGAGCCTTGCCCACCTCCAAAGTGCCAGCAGAAATGCCCTCCTGTGCCACCTCCCCAACAATGCCAGCAGAAGTGCCCACCCAAAAACAAGTAG